The DNA window AACTTTAGAATATCTCCAAGAAACACCAGTTCCAATGTCTGTGGTTGTAAATTGTCTGTATTTGCTTTCCTCACCACTATTTTTTTCCGGATTAATTATATTCCCGTCAAATTGAGAACCGTAAGATAAATTAGTATAAACTGCGCTAGTAGCATCCGCACCGGCATTAAACCCAACACTTAAGATGTTGTGCTTATTCAGTTTAAGGATACCGGAAATATTTAGTGTAGCATTAGTACGACTGATTTTGGCGGCACCTGCACGATCATTAAATAAAACAAAGCCAAGCCCTAAAAATGTTTTTCTTTTCTTAGACTTAAAAAGCCCACCGTCCATTGAAACTGCAGTAGTTTGGAATGGATTTCCCATCGCGGCCCATTGACTTCTATAATTTACAGAAGCACGAAAATATCCATCAAAAAAACCGGTATTTGCCGGACTCATGATTAATGGAGTTTCCATTACCTGAGAAAAATGAATATCCTGTGCTTTAACCTTTGCAGATAAAGTGAAAATTAAAACACCAATTGCTAAATAAATTTTTTTCATAGCTTTTAAAAACAACTATCGTAACAAAGTAACATTTCCTTTTAACATCTTCGGTTCGCCGTACACATTTTTATATGTAATTACATACGCATATACTCCGGTTTGAGCAATTCTGCTTTCGTAATAACCATCCCATCCTTTTTCAGGATCAGTGCTTCTAAATACTTCCTGGCCCCATCGATTCCAAATAATAAATTCATATTCGGTTACATGTAGCGCACTGCCTTGCGGCTTAAAAACATCATTATTAGCATCCCCGTTTGGAGTAAATCCGGTAGGCATCACAATATCGGATGTAATATCAGTAAAGTACGCAATCACTTCTTCATCTTGATTAAAATCAATGGCCACAGAATCTAAACTTAAAGGTGCCCCATGTTTAGTGACATGCCTTTTGAACTCCCAATGGTGAAATACATGTGTAGTAGAAGTTGGTATGGCTTTAAAATTCATTTGCGTTGTGTAATACTGACCTTGCCAAATATAATTCGGAAGCACAACTGTGTTTAATTTAACAACACCTGACTCGGGTGGATAAACATCAACTTTAATACTATAAGGGGTTTGAGATCCATAACAAGTACCAGGTGAACCAAGGGCATTTTTCATGAACTCGCAACGCTTTTCAATTATCCTTCTTAGCCGAACCGTATTCGTATCATAATCTCCCATTACACTCGAAAAGGTGCTGGTAGGTAGTGAACTCGGATCTTCCTGAAAGCGTAACTCTTTTTGAAATAATTCAACCACGCAATCGTAATGAGCTAATATATTTTCACACTTAAATGCGCCGTTTAATAAATCCATATAACGGTTCTTGTATTCCAACTGAAAAGCCTTGTTTCCGGTTACCGGATGCATCAGGAAACTTAAAATTCTTCCGTGTCCATTTCCAGCTAAGGGGCTGGGATTATAAGGAGCAGTATAAGATGCACATGGAGATGTAAACGGACTATTATACATTAAAGTATTGGTGTTTATGGCTGTGAAATTTAAAACAGAAGGCATATTCCATAAATAATAATGCCATCTTTCACCTTGATGCGCCTGACTTAAGCCTCTTCCAAAAGCAATATTGTTATTCCAAATATCACTGTTCATCATATAGCTGTTTACAATATGATAATCAATAAAACTGTTTTTATCCAAGCGCGACATTAAAGTGTTATAAAATGTTTGTCCACCCATAGCACCGGAATACTGAGCAGCATAATCATAAACTTCTTTTTTGAAACGGTCTAAAGGATTATTGAACGGAAAAGCAGTTCGGTAATCTTCTTCAAAATGTTCAACATAGGAATCTACCCCCTGATGATATCTTTGCAAATAAATGGAATCACGTGGTTGTCCTTTATAATAACTCGTATAATACCAATCGTAAACCTCACGCAAATTAAATGCTCCCTGATACATACCATTGATAAATAATATCATTGGTTTCATATGCAGTGGGTTTACATCCAAATTATATTTGATCGCTAAAGATTGCAAAAATACATCTCGTATTCCTGTTCCACCTGAACTCATGGGAGTTATATCACCATTTTTTCGAGAATGACTTTCGTAATCTCCGGAATGAACATGTAATGTTGGGAATATTGTTCGGCTAGAGGTACCTAAACATGCATTATTGAAAATTTTACCTTCAAAATTACAGCCAAATCCTCTTCGATCATCAATGTTT is part of the Sphingobacteriaceae bacterium genome and encodes:
- a CDS encoding PorP/SprF family type IX secretion system membrane protein; this translates as MKKIYLAIGVLIFTLSAKVKAQDIHFSQVMETPLIMSPANTGFFDGYFRASVNYRSQWAAMGNPFQTTAVSMDGGLFKSKKRKTFLGLGFVLFNDRAGAAKISRTNATLNISGILKLNKHNILSVGFNAGADATSAVYTNLSYGSQFDGNIINPEKNSGEESKYRQFTTTDIGTGVSWRYSKVKTDQDHDDVTSVMVSVGAFHINRPTQEFWAGSEYKLPVRWTNMVSARLDVEDTKFSFSPALMVNKQYQAWEYVTGTYIKFRTRTGTKTTGQKTENSIGAGLFYRSQDAFIYKIIFERADLAIGLSYDMNVSGYRTATKYFGGFEVSLRYNVLSGSLFDSRNEYK
- a CDS encoding gliding motility-associated C-terminal domain-containing protein, producing MVKKGLILVVAILTLSGFYNKSNAQISNSIAIVLNEYSMGNYVISDNYGVKSDWVEILNNHTFSVSLGGYFLSNDRNNLYKWQFPATFTLGVDKIGIVYLTGKNEARQIGNNWFYHSSFNIDQCKNQWLILTTPNGVIRDSVFVQKTMAGHTRGRVDKNVMGVGGWRVFTAHSFSLANPPAGYYIDYLPMPTFTPQAGWGQIGQSLDMFLTDKQNPYDSSDTLNCYEIHYTTNGCIPTYTDPVYTYTNPGLCGANPLIILDNMVVRAMTFPKLPAGSCDPTLAYKSYCLPNLPNYLPSFCQTNTYFSDINGSLDNLDPRFSVMAVTMGCTDTNWFRSPAAYDPTVHVEYFDNKTQWTEGYGAIHKPIQEAWATGQRGFYVNIDDRRGFGCNFEGKIFNNACLGTSSRTIFPTLHVHSGDYESHSRKNGDITPMSSGGTGIRDVFLQSLAIKYNLDVNPLHMKPMILFINGMYQGAFNLREVYDWYYTSYYKGQPRDSIYLQRYHQGVDSYVEHFEEDYRTAFPFNNPLDRFKKEVYDYAAQYSGAMGGQTFYNTLMSRLDKNSFIDYHIVNSYMMNSDIWNNNIAFGRGLSQAHQGERWHYYLWNMPSVLNFTAINTNTLMYNSPFTSPCASYTAPYNPSPLAGNGHGRILSFLMHPVTGNKAFQLEYKNRYMDLLNGAFKCENILAHYDCVVELFQKELRFQEDPSSLPTSTFSSVMGDYDTNTVRLRRIIEKRCEFMKNALGSPGTCYGSQTPYSIKVDVYPPESGVVKLNTVVLPNYIWQGQYYTTQMNFKAIPTSTTHVFHHWEFKRHVTKHGAPLSLDSVAIDFNQDEEVIAYFTDITSDIVMPTGFTPNGDANNDVFKPQGSALHVTEYEFIIWNRWGQEVFRSTDPEKGWDGYYESRIAQTGVYAYVITYKNVYGEPKMLKGNVTLLR